A single Arcobacter sp. FWKO B DNA region contains:
- a CDS encoding 4Fe-4S dicluster domain-containing protein, producing the protein MSVRITDLCINCDACVDECPASAIVSASDSPLVDGEYTYVKPEKCIECVDCTVPKCADACPTEGAIVWDMPYTAEYDEYYVSKNDGETYTIREHPKKGLLSPLAQPRPFRESIGEHMRHGDTPVV; encoded by the coding sequence ATGTCAGTAAGAATAACAGATTTATGTATCAACTGTGATGCATGTGTAGATGAGTGTCCTGCAAGTGCGATAGTAAGTGCTAGTGATTCGCCTCTTGTTGATGGTGAATATACTTATGTCAAACCAGAAAAATGTATAGAGTGCGTGGACTGTACTGTACCAAAATGTGCAGATGCCTGTCCTACTGAAGGGGCTATCGTATGGGATATGCCTTATACGGCTGAATATGATGAATACTATGTATCCAAAAACGATGGTGAAACATATACAATAAGAGAGCATCCAAAAAAAGGACTTTTATCACCATTAGCTCAACCACGCCCATTTAGGGAGTCAATAGGCGAACACATGAGACATGGTGACACACCAGTAGTGTAA
- the nifB gene encoding nitrogenase cofactor biosynthesis protein NifB gives MSCSCTPGFDPNEIKQDVLNKINNHPCYSQEAHQHYARIHVPVAPACNIQCNYCNRKYDCSNESRPGVTSGRLKPMEALKKVLFVGGDIKQLSVVGIAGPGDALANPAKTFETFALMQEYAPDLKLCLSTNGLRLPEYIEEIKKYNVDHVTVTINTVDETGEIGSLIYPWVHWEHKKIRGAEGAKLLLSKQLEGIKLLVENGILVKANSVLIPGVNDQDLPNVAKKLKEMNVFLHNIMPLISAPEFGTKFGLDGVPSATDEQVMAAQDACGMDMTLMRHCRQCRADAVGLIGEDRGDEFTKEVFMDYDLPKLQEIYDLDGRKKAFERIELWRGALSEANQKIKKEQATKSELSSNGITKLVAVTSKGEGVINIHFGSANEFLIYEAGDLGIKFVMHRRVASAYCQGSEGCDGSYPIEEIKESLKDCDLLLTEKIGSCPMGELQSINLICDESYALQPIEKSVFEAVKKYFYENEQTNLQSVCN, from the coding sequence ATGAGTTGTTCATGTACACCTGGGTTTGACCCAAACGAAATAAAACAAGATGTTCTAAATAAGATTAACAACCACCCGTGTTATAGCCAAGAGGCTCATCAGCACTATGCAAGGATACATGTTCCTGTAGCTCCTGCATGTAATATCCAATGTAATTATTGTAATAGAAAATACGACTGCTCAAACGAGTCAAGACCAGGTGTGACAAGCGGTAGGCTCAAACCTATGGAGGCTTTGAAAAAAGTTCTTTTTGTAGGTGGTGATATCAAACAGCTTTCTGTGGTAGGAATAGCAGGACCTGGGGATGCTCTTGCAAATCCTGCAAAAACTTTTGAAACATTTGCTTTGATGCAAGAATATGCACCTGATTTGAAACTATGTCTTTCCACAAACGGGCTAAGACTGCCTGAATATATAGAAGAGATCAAAAAATACAATGTTGACCATGTGACAGTCACTATAAATACAGTAGATGAGACAGGTGAAATAGGTTCACTTATATATCCTTGGGTACACTGGGAACACAAGAAAATAAGAGGGGCTGAGGGTGCGAAACTTCTCCTTAGCAAACAACTTGAAGGGATAAAACTTCTGGTAGAAAATGGTATTTTGGTCAAAGCAAACTCAGTTTTAATCCCTGGTGTAAATGACCAAGACTTGCCAAATGTAGCAAAAAAACTAAAAGAGATGAATGTATTTTTACACAATATCATGCCACTTATTTCTGCTCCTGAATTTGGTACGAAGTTTGGACTAGATGGTGTGCCTAGTGCTACAGATGAGCAAGTAATGGCTGCTCAAGATGCTTGTGGTATGGATATGACTTTGATGAGACATTGTCGCCAATGTCGTGCGGATGCTGTGGGTCTAATCGGAGAGGATAGGGGAGATGAGTTTACAAAAGAGGTATTTATGGATTATGACCTCCCAAAACTTCAAGAGATTTACGACCTAGATGGTAGAAAAAAAGCGTTTGAGAGGATAGAGCTTTGGAGAGGAGCTTTGAGTGAAGCAAATCAAAAAATCAAAAAAGAACAAGCAACCAAATCAGAACTTAGCTCAAACGGCATCACAAAACTAGTAGCAGTTACAAGCAAAGGTGAGGGTGTGATAAATATCCACTTTGGAAGTGCAAATGAGTTTTTGATATATGAAGCAGGAGATTTGGGGATTAAGTTTGTTATGCACCGCCGTGTAGCATCTGCTTATTGTCAAGGAAGCGAAGGATGTGACGGAAGCTATCCTATAGAAGAGATAAAAGAGTCTTTAAAAGATTGTGATTTGCTTTTGACGGAAAAAATAGGAAGCTGCCCTATGGGTGAGCTACAAAGCATCAACCTAATCTGTGATGAGTCTTATGCTTTGCAACCTATTGAAAAATCTGTTTTTGAAGCAGTTAAGAAGTATTTTTATGAAAATGAACAAACAAACTTACAGTCTGTTTGTAATTAA